Genomic DNA from Telopea speciosissima isolate NSW1024214 ecotype Mountain lineage chromosome 2, Tspe_v1, whole genome shotgun sequence:
TATACTCTTAAAACAATAACCGCACCACCAAATTAAGATACCTTGAAGCAGCCTGTAATTTTGACATCAGAAGAACCGATCGCATGTAGAAGTGTGAGAGTAGCACCAAAGTTAATAATTCCATAACTTCCAAGAGTACAGTTATTGTTTGCTAGTCTTCCCTTGGTAGAAGAAAGTTAACAGTCTACCTAACACCTCAATTGATATTCACAATATTTTTTAAGCTACTAACAATTGTTTCAGTTGAAAATATCACATGGAAGGATGATGGTGGTGCTCCATGATGAACTAGATGAATTTGAACTTGAATCGATAAAATCATTTTATCACATGGAttatagaagaagaacaatataTGGAGATGGAGAAATGGTAGGGGACGACATAccttttaaatataaaaatcatTCACTACTCATGcgtttgtttattttttcagTTGTGCAGGAAGATAGCTCATGCACTTGTCATTTGTGACAACTGCAGTTTGAAATTTGTGGCAAGACATGAACGCATGACTCCTAAACATCAAGAGTAAATTATGACTAAATATCAAAGAAACATTTAATTTTAAACAAGAGACgtatgatggtggtggtggacgAAAGAAGATACGTCTCTCTTAAGCGACTTCAGACTAACACCAAAACAAACAtcgtgaagaagaaaatacaactGAAAAATTACCTGCTCCCAAATCCATCTGTTCCTAACCTCTACCGCTAGTGGCCATCCTCATCGACCTTCCTTGCTATTCTATACTTCCAAGAGTTTCTTGGAATAGCCAACGCACACAAGGAAGAAGGTTTTCATTTCTTCTCACTCCCCTTTGTCTCACCTTCAAATACCGGCCGTTCTACGCTTTATCTGCACCGACCCCGATTGCAACCCTGGCCTCAGTCGTCTCAGCTCTCCCTCCCTATCTCCCTCCAGAAAAGGGTTAAGCCTTCGAAGATTCAAGAACCATGAATcgttaattaataaaatatttctcCAACGGACAGACAAATCATACGGGTCATTATTTAAAAAGCCGAGCCTTACTGTAGCTCACGTCATGCCTCATGCCTATCAGgattcaaattttcaaaaagaCAAGCTTTCCTCAGTCCTCCCCGCCCAAGGATTTAATGcacggtatcggtatcagttAATACGAAAATTGATACGGTATTGGATCTGTATCGGTATGAATCAGTCGTATCAGATAAATTTACCCTTGATTCTTctttaaaaatgggttttttgatcattttatctCATGTTTAAACTATGCCATCAATATGATATCGGCACAATATTAAGATCGATCACTTACAAAATCGGTCCGTATCACCTAATATGGGTACGATACAAATACCTCAAACTTTGTCCATGGCATCCACCATCGGGATATGTCATTTATCATGTATTTTATTTGGTTATTTATACGGATCAGATAATCTCCAGTTTGAAAAAGTAATATCTGAATTCTTATCCAAAATCCAATGATTATTCAAATACGGATGTCACTGAAAAAATAAGGATGCAAATCGAATTAGGGTTTTCAGCTATCAATTTACATCTGTAATGCCATTCCAACCCATCCTCTGCATCATTGCAACCTTGCCCCACCCCTTTGGCTAGTCAATCTGCCTCCGATTTGGGGTCCTTCCAAAACCTCAAAGGATCAACTTGGAGTCTGTCTTTTTCAATCTCGGCTTCTTTGTCATCTTATCGGATTGGTTGCGCTTtgcaaagagaggagaaaagagcgGGGTTGCAAGTggataaaagtaataaaatgtaaaaaacaataataaatataaggcaagagaatgctacttTATCTTTGCCCCAGGGCGGCGGCCAATGAAGGTAAGCATACAAGCATTTTGAGAgatgggatttccacctttttaTGGAGATGATGGGGTCATTTCACACTTCCTGTGTGTATGTGCAGGGATCACGTGACTAGTTAACGTTCTTTTCCCCCATAAAAATATATGGAGAAATGATTTTCATGGGGATTGTATCCCATCGCATAGGCACATGGGGGAGGCAAGGCTACATGACGCCTCACCTCCCATGAAACACTATAATGATTGCCCTGTTGATCCGTCCGCACATTATCCCATTGGCCTTGGGAATgtcaaagaaaaagagttcTTGTAATTGAAACTTTTCATCTTATAATGTACAGTGTATTATTTATTGTAAAACGAGTTTCATTGAGTATATTATGGAAAATGCCATTATTCATCCAACGGTAAATATTTAAACTTTATCATATGATGGTCAATAAGCTAGCGTACCTGATTGGAATCAGGTAATACTTCATTTTCCCATACAATATAATTggtaaaagtgaaaatttaatTAGTAAAATAGGGCAATGTTCTCTGCCCGAGAGAGCACGGACCAGGATCCTTTGCAGTACCGGCAAGGTGGCGGTGCACATCCGATGACACAACAGAGGCTaagtggcacacatggcctctactgTGCCACCGGATGTGCACCGCTGCCCCATCGGTACTACAGAAGATTTTAATACAGAGAGCATGGGGCACAGGCTGCTTTCAGAGTTCAGACACATGGGGCAGGATGAGACagtcattttggtcattcagGAGGCGGGGAGATCATTTTGCCCATCCCCCTGTGTTTGTGCAAAGAGTGCAAAGAGCAATTGATAACTATCTTTTCTCTTCGGCAAAAGAAGTCCGACTTCCTCAATTAAGCCAAAGACGTCAAACTTCAATTCTAAAACCATCTCCCCCGATACATAacattcacctttttttttttttttttttgtaaattatgTCCAAAGGAGAGAAAGCATTCAAGTCATTATATTATACAGAAGCAATGAAGGCGTTCGGGTGGAAGCCTCGAAGAGTGACTTGCTGGCCTAGTTTGAAGAGGTGGATACCAGTTAAGAACTTGTATTGGGGAGGTTTTTCTCCGTTGGGCTCCTAATGGTATCCAATCCAGTAGCTGTTACAGTTTGATGGATTTTGAATGGCCGTGATTATTTGATAGAGTTGGATGGATCAAAGGGTCGTGATTACTTGATAGAGTTGCATTGATCGAATCGATTATTATAATCAAATAATTGTTAAGAGTTGGAAGGACTAACAGCTCAAAttatttgatgatgaaattGAGGGCTCATAAAAATGCAAATTCAGCCTTCTGTTACTACTTCTGTTCATCTACTCACAGATTATTTCACAATTAGACTCTCAATAGCGAAGAAACATTTATATTGCAAAATTTTCATGGCAACTCCACATGCAAAGGTAATAGTAGCAATACAATTTGAAATGCAGAGACCCAGAATGTTCTCTGAGCAAACGCCATAAAGGAGGGAGTACCAATAAACTACTAGAGACATGTTCTCGAGAGAAAGACAATGTAAAAGACCAAATTGATTAGCTTACTTGATCACAGAAATTTGAAGTAGCCTCTTTTCAAGGACAAAAACCTCTCTTAGAACATCTGAAATCAAAACTGTTAatattacaaaaagaaaatattcgGATCAATTTAAACCTGTCAAATCCTACAATAAAGCTCTACTAGAGGAAAGAAATTTCATCAGTGGTGTATCATAGTCATATATTGTGCTTCCTCCTGATCTTCACCTTAACAAGATGCTTGCCTGTATCATGGTTATATATTGTGCTTCCTCCTGATCTTCCCCTTTCCATGATGCTTGCCTTTATGCATCTTCGATTTCTTTTTCCACTTCTTCCCTACACCACCAATAGGTTTTAAAGAGCCCAAGTTCCGATTATTTGTGTCTCCCCCATCAGCCATCTCCACATCTGTTGAAAGAAAGGTAAACAcggtttcaacaaaaaaaatggcaGGTCTACGATTGTTGTGCCTCAAAAGGGATGGAAGCTAGAAAGTACACCAATATTACTTGCACTTTTGACATGATATTGCTAGTAAATCAGCTAACACTATATGAGAATCTTTTGTATGGAAAACACATTAGATTAAACATGTCAAAAAATTCAACATTTTCTCTGGTGATTTAGAGTTGAAGCTCCTACAGTGAATAAAAGGTAACTAGAATAATCCAATATTATAATAATTCTTAAGTGGACAAAACCTCAGATTGAGCAATGCAGATGATCGCTGTCCTCCTATTTAGTATGcaaatttcttcaaaaaataattaaGCTGAGATAGTGAAACGGAAAGTTAGGCAAGTCCATGATCCATCCACAGTTCAAGGTGTTGGTACAGTGGtacccgatactgatacctGACTGATGCGATAATAGTGTATTGGTCCGTAGTGAGGGCAGGCAAAATGGTCGAAAAAGTGgcctcttttttcttcaaaaattgaGTGAAAAACTGTCTGATACAGTCCATATCAGGCGATCTGTATCAGtataggtatcggtatcggctgTACCAGGACCGATAACAACTCCAATTACCGTgatttaaaagttaaaaccatGCTTCCATCAGTGCAACTTACACACATAATATACCAGGGAAAAAAAACCACAATTTTGACTAATCatagaaacataataaactaattaaaagagATTAGTCAGGACCGGATTAAGAATCAACACCAAGTAAGAATCAACAGAATCATCTATCTTGATCATAAGTGCCTAGGATAATGGAAATTTAGATtcaggagaaaaagaaagagagccTCCTTGTCTACAAATATTCGAACAGCCCCTACTGCATTAAGATTTTCCTGTCAGCTCACTACCAAATTTAGCTTAATTCTTCCCCTTGTTGGAGGAGACAACAAGGAGAAGGTTTATCTTGTCTTTGCACCACATTTCAAAAAGTAGATTACTAACCTTTATGGGCTATCCATTTCAAACACAGTTAGACAAAAACCATTATTAATAAAATGATGGACACTGAACAAGTTAACAACCTCTACTTTCTTCAACATAACACCTACTAAGAAAGAAGAATCCTTGCATTGCTAAAGCAAACTAGAACATGTATCCTATGTGAATTGACCATCCACACAAATGTTATCAGCCTCAAGGGTCAAGTCAAAAGTAAACCTACTGGACTCCAAGGTTTAAGTAATTGCAAAGGCAGCATATTCTCATAGGAGTTGTGTATATAGTTTTCACAAATTGATCTCTTTGTTCAATTCTAGATTCTCAATTCTACAAATCCGGATTTTGTTCTCTGCTATTCCCAAGCATAAAGTAATTCTGAACTTGCAATTTTTCgtcaaaattctgttttgttcttcCATTCCACAATTAAGCAAGTTCTTTTCTGCTATTTTAGTTCAGCTACTTACATGTTGAGTTAGTCCAATCAGATTTGGAATGGGATACTCTATTGGATTTTACTTTGATTAGCTATTTCAATTACAATTTCTCAATCCTATTAGGACTAGGATTCCTCACATCAGATCCCATTTGGACTAGGGGTTTTTTGTTAGAAAAAGTTTCGTACTCATCGAGTCCTACCTAGACTATGATTCTTCCAAGAGACTCCTAGTGTGACCGAGATTCCCAACTTTAGTGCAACTAAAAGTATTTCCCACACTTCCcttaaatgagagagagaagatggttACCTGAAATGGATACCCTACAAATAAACAATAAAGGTAAACTGAACGAGGAGTATACCAAAaacatagaaaaataaaatgagaaacGCAAAGAGAGGACCACAACAGAATTGACTTGCATCTAGGCCTTAACCCATCACAAGGAAGGCCCTTAGTGATACCTTCACCTTATGAGAAGAGCCATATTTTTTATTCTGAAAACATTTCTTTTCAATGGAAAATGAGGCTGCCAATATCCGGACTGGGCAGATCAGGTTTGTATCTAGGACCTTACCCCTCCTGTTTAGGCCCtcttctgttgttgttgttgtcattacTTAAATAGATCTGTATTGCTTAggcccgtttgtttagagggatTTATGGGGTGGGAGAGTTGCTAAGGTGGGGCCCATGTGTTGGTGGGTGACCAACAGGGGTGGGAAAATGAAAACCCGGAATGGGATTTCCAAACTTTCCCTATTCTATGTCCGTATGCTTAAAATCGGGAGGGGGAATACTCTGGAgacctcatcttctccattgtTTCAGAAAAGGGTTTTGAGAGATGGGCGACAGCGATGGGAGATGCACAGTGAGGGTGTGGATGGGCGAGGCATTGAGTTAATTTGAATCCCAGGAGGTGGCTGTGCGGCTGGGTGAAAGGTGATTGAGGTGGTGAAGTCTGGAGGATGTTTAATGCAAAAGtcaacctcgaaccagggaaaccagtgggagatcgattgcagcaggatcaatacaatGAAAGGAACAGAAGCAGGGTTCAAGACTGAGGTCTAGTGGGCTCCTTAGGGGCCTGAAGCAGTCCTCCAAGTATCACTCTGATTGGGAGGAAGAGTGCTGagatcaagaccttcgaatcagcaGCAGCAGTGAATAGGGAACTGATGCAGCCAAAGTGTTGAAGGATCTCTCAGCAGCAGCAATCAGTGTATGAGAGAAGTCTTCAGCCTTGAATATTGTTCACCAGCAACAGCAGATTCAGTTGTTGTTAGGATGCTCTCTAGGTCTTTGCAGATGTAGTAGCAAGTAGCAGCACTTGATTGCAAACACACAACAGCAGGAACAGTAGGGaatcaaataagagaagaagtagaagatgggagaagaaggggaaagggataaggagattcagctctctcagccctaggGATTCGGCTCTCTTAGCCCTTCATCCTCACAATAGGACAAAATATCTTTGCCAAAGCAATAATATCAATCTTCATTAATTAAtctgtttggcttctaaaagcctTAAATATAAATAGGTAGCAATGACTTGCTCCTCAAGtaacaaaaattagaaagttttaACTTTGACAAGTCCTAAAAttaaaaactataaaaatagaaacaataaaatagCAAGTCTCTGATAAGGCTGAGACTTGGATTACAAGCAatgaaaccaaaatagaaatttctaaataaaagctaagcaactaaaatagaaactttaatttagaaataaaaaactaacaaaatagaaactaggtctgtgccaaaatagaaactgaattaTAACAgcttctaatagaatattccaccaGCATCCAGCACCTAATCTTCACACCAGCAGTCCATATCAACCCCAgttcactgttcacgtgaacagtatttattattatttttttttaattctatctgatttcttcatgcttcgatctacatcaatgTTGAGGTTGAAAGCAACTCTTTTATATTCTTCTGAATTTACACGGTCCTCATGAATCGTTGCTAGGTTGCTGTTAGGTCAGTTAAAAGCTAGTCTTAATGAATCTATACTCTGTTGTAGGGAAGTTCTAAGAGAAAGGGCATCTGGAGGAATAGATGCTGAATCATGTAAAACTGAAATTGGAAATTGAAGTTGAGGTCGCAGGGATAAGGTGAATTACAGGGGagtagggggagggggggagcaCTGAGATTCaatcagagagagggagagaggaggggggggggcacTCAAGAAGagatcaattttatttttcttttacttttttggatACTGGTTTGGTGTCTGTAAACACCAGCAGTACATTAAGGCGGTAGACAGTGTTGATGCGCAGGGGCTAATAACAGGGGAGGAGCACTGAGATTtaatgagagagagacagagagagggctcaagaagagagatttttttttttttgggatacaGGTTAGGTGTTTGTAAACACCAGAAAGCGATTAAGGAGGTAGGCGCTGTGTTGATGCTCAGGGGCTAATAACAGGGTTGATAGTTGATGTGGGCTAAAGCAGGGCTTGCGATGGTGATGGAGAAGCGGGGCTTGTGAGTATGCTAAGGGGGAGCTGCTACGGCAAGGGAGCTGAGTTgcaggaggaaggaagaagaccATTGCAACTTTCCCTGGCAATTAGGCAAAGTCCCTCCGAATATGTATCACTTTgtgagggggtggggtgggagaaatCGTGTGCCACCTCAGCCAACAGGAAAATATGACAACTTTTCTGTTGTCTACCCAAAATCCCACCCCAGTCAAACAAACAAGTGAAACAACCCTAAATCCcatgattttgaggaaaagttGACAACTTTTCCACCCCACCAaaacccctctaaacaaacggggccttacTGTTTTGTTATCTAACCCCacaaccaccccacccccacccccacccccacccccaccccctaaaAAAAGGGAGTGACCTAAAGCTAGAAattcttttttgttctctcACAATGGAAAAGATCCTGAAGGTCAGGAACACCAACTAGGTCTCACTATCCCCTTCTTGGCCATGAGATCAGCCAATATCATTTGCTGACCTTGACTTCCGAAGGAAAAAAGTACctattaaaaaattgaaataagtTTGCAGAATATATTTGATACTAAACTGAAATATGTTTGTAGAAAGTAGAGAACTTTGTAGCCATTTTCTGGGTGTGGAGCAGAAGGATGATGAACATAAATAAACAGAACAGCAAAagcaatcaaaaaataaaagaacatagAAGGCATTATTCCATTACAGAAAACATCATAGTATTCGAACCCAAATTGAAATGGAATATAAAGAATAATCACAGTACCCATGCTTGCATTCGAAGTGGTGGCAATTTCCATCTTAGGGCTGTTGCTGTTGATGGGACGTACAGGGAGCTTCGGAGCGGCTAGAGCTGCTTCTTGAGCAGCAAGCTttgcaacttcttttttttcatagaaAGGCTCTACTATCTCTCTTCTGAGAGTCCTCaatctcttttccctcttcgatCTCATTGACTTTGCCATTGTTGAACTCCTTCACCACTGCAGTTCAGATTTCAATTAATTGTAACTATACTAAAAGTTGGACATCATGAAAACTCAACTAAACTCAGCTAAAACTTATCCCAACTTACCTTGGTTGCTACACAAATCATGTTTCACataaggaaacaaaattaacaGGGGAGAGTTAACCCTGAACATGTAAAggaaattttgggttttgaaaagccATAGTGTAGAAAACAAAAACCTAAAACAATGCAGACAAACGAATGAAAATcgcaaacacacaatcacacaacgCACACAAAGagttacgtggttcggcaagattgaACATGTCCACGGTGAGTATGAGAtctgcttcactatcaatggagaatagggttacagccgctcatcctcacacctctctcagatttattatagagaaaaaaaaacctctagATACAAATTTATAGCAAAACCCTATGTAGGTagtttaccgaaatacccatatagcccTACAGTCTCTGAACAGCCCTTCGGAATCAGCCCACAAATATAATATTGAGCTCTTGCATTTACAATCCTAAATCAAGGTGCATAAGAAAAAACTATCTTGAAATAACTTCTGAATATCTTAGAAACATACTACAGTTTGGGAATAGTAGAAAATGTAGCATAACAACTGCTGGATGGACACTACTCAGTGTTGACTTTCATAACATGGTGCATCAAATGGGCAAGGAATGATTTATCAAGAGTCTACTTGTAAATTATTGACATTGTGCATGTAAAGTTCATTGTAGAGTGGAGGACCTCAAGAAGAGAAAATGTTGGGGACTAGGGTGATCATTTTACTGGAAGCTAATAAACTCTTAAGAGACAcactttttattaaaaaaaattagcaaGTTGGTCAAAATATTGTTCCTTGCCATGTTACACGCTTCAATAGTGTTAAAAGAAATTGCTACATGAGGTCAAACTTGGCACAGAACAAGACATAGCCGATGGTATATGCCCTCAGAATCATTGAAGTAAACCCAGCATTTCCTACCCAAAAAGGCATATCTGGATATTCAGGATGGCATTGATCAATTCAACGAGTCATATCCAGACTTCTCTTTGTATTCCTTTTCTAATCAGCGATTTTTTTCTGGAAACTAAGCGCCTATTTCC
This window encodes:
- the LOC122652469 gene encoding uncharacterized protein LOC122652469 gives rise to the protein MAKSMRSKREKRLRTLRREIVEPFYEKKEVAKLAAQEAALAAPKLPVRPINSNSPKMEIATTSNASMDVEMADGGDTNNRNLGSLKPIGGVGKKWKKKSKMHKGKHHGKGKIRRKHNI